In Polaromonas sp. JS666, one genomic interval encodes:
- a CDS encoding ABC transporter ATP-binding protein — MAGQSLISVDRLTMRFGGLTALDELSMTVHEGEILGLLGPNGSGKTTFFNVLTGLYKASSGSISLGGENILGKTPQQIYRSGVARTFQRSRLSLSLTVFDNIVIGDYQHMQHGLIFNLLRRKAFRAEYEAYVEKVKSLLEIFSPPLVGRLFEPVESFTMIDRRRIEVCRALLSRPRLLLLDEPSAGMTHDETDELMQDILQVRGKLDKLSVVLIEHEMNVIERITDRCVVLNYGKKIAEGSYVEITADPHVQTAYLGEAA, encoded by the coding sequence ATGGCCGGCCAGTCCCTGATCTCGGTTGACAGGCTGACCATGCGTTTTGGTGGCCTGACGGCGCTCGATGAACTGTCCATGACTGTGCATGAGGGAGAAATACTTGGCCTGCTGGGTCCGAACGGCTCTGGCAAGACGACTTTCTTCAATGTGTTGACCGGGCTGTACAAAGCCAGCAGCGGCAGCATTTCCCTTGGCGGTGAAAACATTCTTGGCAAGACGCCGCAGCAGATTTACCGCAGTGGCGTCGCCCGTACCTTCCAGCGCTCCCGTCTTTCGCTGTCCCTCACGGTTTTCGACAACATTGTCATTGGCGATTATCAGCACATGCAGCACGGTCTGATCTTCAATCTGTTGCGGCGCAAGGCGTTTCGGGCCGAGTACGAGGCTTACGTCGAGAAAGTGAAGTCCTTGCTGGAGATATTCAGCCCCCCGCTGGTCGGGCGGCTGTTCGAGCCGGTCGAAAGCTTCACGATGATAGACCGCCGACGCATCGAGGTTTGTCGCGCGCTGCTGAGTCGGCCGCGCTTGTTGCTTCTGGACGAACCATCCGCGGGCATGACACATGATGAAACAGACGAGTTGATGCAGGATATCTTGCAGGTACGAGGAAAGCTGGACAAGCTCTCTGTCGTCCTGATTGAGCATGAAATGAACGTGATCGAAAGAATCACTGACCGCTGCGTCGTCCTGAACTACGGCAAGAAGATCGCCGAAGGAAGCTATGTCGAGATCACAGCCGATCCACATGTGCAGACCGCTTATCTCGGAGAAGCCGCATGA
- a CDS encoding helix-turn-helix domain-containing protein, with amino-acid sequence MEMLVKSNIVAAPTPEDAAVKPPSMLGVRLRHARLVAGLTMTQVAQKSQCSESLISKIESGQASPSLAMLHRIAVTLDTNIAALTTEEAPREGPIRLSGERPVIKAGEISLERITLPKRGGLLQANIHIVPPGEASDGLIEHVGEEVGFVLEGSLELVLGSERHLIQAGDAFYFSSQTPHGYRNVGKVAARIFWVNTPATF; translated from the coding sequence ATGGAGATGCTCGTGAAATCAAATATCGTTGCTGCGCCGACCCCGGAAGACGCTGCCGTCAAACCACCCTCCATGCTGGGTGTCCGGTTGAGGCATGCCCGCCTGGTTGCCGGTCTGACCATGACGCAGGTGGCTCAGAAGTCGCAATGTTCAGAAAGCCTGATCTCAAAAATTGAAAGCGGACAGGCCTCTCCTTCACTGGCCATGCTGCATCGAATTGCGGTCACGCTGGACACAAACATTGCTGCTTTGACGACGGAAGAAGCGCCCAGGGAGGGTCCCATCCGGCTCAGTGGCGAGCGCCCCGTGATCAAGGCCGGGGAAATTTCCCTCGAGCGCATCACGCTTCCCAAGCGGGGTGGCCTGTTGCAGGCCAATATTCACATCGTTCCGCCAGGCGAAGCGAGCGATGGCTTGATAGAGCATGTAGGGGAAGAAGTTGGCTTTGTTCTGGAGGGCAGCCTTGAGCTGGTACTGGGGAGTGAGCGTCACCTGATCCAGGCTGGGGACGCGTTTTATTTTTCCAGTCAGACGCCTCATGGGTATCGCAATGTCGGCAAGGTCGCTGCAAGAATCTTTTGGGTGAATACGCCAGCGACTTTCTAA
- a CDS encoding GntR family transcriptional regulator: protein MYGDEILVISTGGILATSKKIRPTPRSRSDRAPAGGNDLSLTEQAYSQLEEMIVTLKLAPGKLVTEAELSELLGIGRTPIREALQRLAAQRLVRVVPRRGIAISDIDVKAQLRLLEVRRELERLMCRNAARRASAEERAELGRLAAAFKECAKTGDAEKFMRIDRAFNELCLVAARNEFTTSAMSLMNSLSRRFWFLHYRQAADLPLTARLHAALAHAIAIGDEEAAAQACDKLLDTIHQFTRATVSTDF from the coding sequence GTGTATGGAGATGAGATACTAGTCATATCGACAGGAGGTATTTTGGCAACAAGCAAAAAAATTCGGCCAACACCCCGCTCCCGTTCCGACAGGGCGCCCGCTGGCGGAAATGATCTGAGTCTCACGGAGCAGGCCTACAGCCAGCTTGAAGAGATGATTGTCACCCTCAAGCTGGCACCCGGAAAGCTCGTGACCGAAGCTGAATTGTCTGAATTGCTGGGTATTGGGCGAACCCCCATCCGGGAGGCCCTGCAACGGCTGGCGGCTCAGCGGCTGGTCCGTGTCGTGCCGCGCCGCGGCATCGCGATCTCGGACATAGACGTGAAAGCGCAGTTGCGGCTTCTGGAGGTCAGGCGAGAGCTGGAGCGGCTCATGTGTCGAAATGCAGCTCGCAGGGCATCCGCTGAAGAAAGAGCCGAGCTTGGCCGGCTTGCCGCGGCCTTCAAGGAGTGCGCAAAAACCGGGGATGCGGAAAAGTTCATGCGCATCGACAGGGCGTTTAATGAACTCTGTCTCGTGGCGGCCCGCAATGAGTTCACCACCAGTGCAATGAGCCTGATGAATTCACTCTCCAGGCGCTTCTGGTTTCTTCATTATCGTCAGGCCGCGGACCTTCCACTTACGGCGCGTTTGCATGCCGCCCTGGCTCATGCGATCGCCATCGGAGACGAGGAAGCTGCTGCACAGGCTTGCGACAAGCTGCTGGATACGATCCATCAATTCACCCGCGCGACCGTTAGTACCGATTTTTAA
- a CDS encoding amidase, producing the protein MHNILTLSARDLAARVSRGELTAEAVTRAYIEQIQSCELSVKAWQFFDADMALQSARALDRHSHSSNALLRGVPVGVKDLMDTVDMPTSYGSPIYAGHRPKFDAACVAACRDAGMVVLGKTVTTEFATFQPGVTCNPRAPADAPRTPGGSSSGSAAAVAANMVPLALGTQTAGSIVRPAAYCGVIGYKPTHGTLPLAGVKPLAPSLDTIGAFARSVDDAAFFVGALTRVKLDPQRQSALRVGICRTAHWDLASDATRRVLEHSARQFEKAGAHVHDLVLPASCDALTQAQIQIMAYEAAAAFAPERQRHAAQFSPAFAQLLALGQSLHGADFAAAQLLAIAARRALDTVFESVDVLLAPSAEGEAPAGLGATGNPIFNRLWTLLGNPCVHVPAGTGEHGMPVGVTVIGPRWADALTLSAAHTLELSLS; encoded by the coding sequence ATGCATAACATTCTGACGCTGTCTGCGCGGGACCTCGCCGCCAGGGTTTCGCGCGGGGAATTGACGGCTGAAGCCGTGACGCGGGCCTACATCGAACAGATCCAGTCTTGCGAACTTTCGGTCAAGGCATGGCAGTTCTTTGACGCCGACATGGCGCTGCAAAGCGCGCGTGCACTGGACCGCCACAGCCACAGCAGCAACGCACTGCTGCGAGGCGTCCCCGTCGGGGTGAAAGACCTGATGGATACGGTCGACATGCCAACCTCCTATGGTTCGCCTATTTATGCGGGGCACCGTCCGAAGTTCGATGCCGCATGCGTGGCCGCCTGCCGGGATGCCGGGATGGTGGTGTTGGGCAAAACTGTTACCACCGAGTTTGCAACCTTTCAGCCTGGAGTGACATGCAATCCCCGCGCGCCAGCAGATGCGCCGCGCACGCCGGGCGGATCTTCCAGCGGGTCCGCCGCGGCGGTGGCTGCGAACATGGTGCCACTGGCACTCGGAACCCAGACGGCTGGCTCCATCGTGCGGCCGGCGGCCTACTGTGGCGTGATTGGCTACAAGCCCACCCACGGGACATTGCCGCTGGCCGGCGTCAAGCCGCTCGCGCCCAGTCTCGACACGATAGGCGCGTTCGCACGCTCGGTGGATGATGCCGCATTTTTTGTTGGCGCGTTGACCCGTGTCAAACTGGACCCGCAGCGGCAATCTGCCCTTCGCGTGGGCATTTGCCGTACCGCCCATTGGGATCTGGCCTCGGACGCTACACGCCGCGTGCTTGAGCATTCCGCACGCCAGTTCGAAAAGGCTGGAGCACATGTTCATGACCTTGTTTTGCCGGCTTCGTGCGATGCCTTGACGCAGGCGCAAATTCAGATAATGGCTTATGAAGCCGCGGCTGCGTTTGCGCCGGAGCGTCAGCGGCACGCGGCACAGTTCAGCCCGGCCTTTGCGCAACTCCTGGCGTTGGGACAGTCGCTGCACGGGGCCGACTTCGCCGCTGCGCAGTTGCTGGCTATTGCTGCGCGACGGGCGCTGGACACCGTGTTCGAGTCGGTGGATGTGCTGCTGGCTCCCAGCGCCGAAGGCGAGGCGCCTGCAGGCTTGGGCGCCACGGGTAATCCCATCTTCAACCGTCTCTGGACGCTGCTGGGGAATCCCTGTGTGCATGTGCCGGCCGGGACGGGGGAGCACGGTATGCCCGTAGGCGTCACGGTCATAGGCCCGCGATGGGCTGATGCGCTGACATTGAGCGCAGCGCATACGCTGGAGCTCAGTCTGAGCTGA
- a CDS encoding M20 family metallo-hydrolase: MDKELNVTKPEKRDQTTACERAQDHVQHDRLLSVIAELAAFGGRADGGVSRETLTDIDLQARRYLIDLARSRGCSVTIDDCANLFFRRPGTSDLPPVLTGSHADTQPVGGKLDGAYGVLAGLEVIAALNDAGIETLRPVEVVAWTNEEGCRFGPGAMGSSAFVAPSCLPTYRKSVDARGVSFGDALDLALQAVPDVPRRAMAEPMSACVELHIEQGPVLERALVPLGVVTGIQSVRWYRIQVTGTAGHAGTMPMGERADAMAAAVGLAQQLYAYQAMEAGDKLRLTLGRWQVSPNSINTIPGAVEFTVDVRCVDEQVLGQFEAALKQITQAYSWAGQIEFESLFSRPPTHFPAAMLELIEQACTRACSNASLAAPLRMTSGAFHDAMYLAEHCPTAMIFVPSKGGISHNAAEETAPHELFLGVQALAYAVTSLANA; this comes from the coding sequence ATGGATAAAGAATTGAATGTGACTAAACCAGAAAAACGAGACCAGACGACGGCCTGCGAACGTGCGCAGGACCATGTGCAACATGATCGCCTGCTGTCGGTCATTGCCGAGCTTGCGGCCTTTGGCGGACGGGCGGACGGAGGTGTTTCTCGCGAGACCCTGACCGACATCGATCTCCAGGCGCGCCGCTATTTGATCGATCTGGCCCGTTCGCGCGGGTGCTCGGTAACGATCGATGACTGCGCCAATCTTTTTTTTCGTCGTCCGGGAACATCCGATTTGCCGCCGGTTCTGACCGGAAGCCATGCCGATACCCAGCCCGTCGGTGGCAAGCTGGACGGGGCCTATGGCGTGCTTGCAGGCCTGGAGGTGATAGCTGCGTTGAACGATGCGGGCATCGAGACCCTGCGGCCTGTCGAGGTCGTTGCGTGGACCAACGAAGAGGGGTGCCGCTTCGGTCCGGGTGCCATGGGCTCCAGCGCCTTTGTCGCCCCGAGTTGTCTGCCCACCTATCGAAAATCTGTCGATGCCCGGGGTGTGAGTTTTGGGGACGCGTTGGACCTGGCCTTGCAGGCTGTACCGGATGTTCCCCGTCGGGCAATGGCCGAACCAATGTCTGCTTGCGTAGAGCTGCATATCGAGCAAGGCCCTGTGCTGGAGCGTGCCCTTGTTCCGCTGGGCGTCGTCACAGGCATCCAGAGCGTACGCTGGTATCGCATCCAGGTGACTGGCACTGCCGGCCATGCGGGCACCATGCCCATGGGCGAGCGCGCCGATGCCATGGCCGCTGCCGTCGGGCTGGCGCAGCAGCTGTATGCCTATCAGGCGATGGAGGCTGGGGACAAATTGCGGCTGACGCTGGGCCGATGGCAGGTGAGTCCGAATTCCATCAACACGATTCCCGGTGCTGTGGAGTTCACCGTCGATGTTCGCTGTGTCGATGAGCAGGTGTTGGGTCAGTTCGAAGCGGCTTTGAAACAGATCACCCAAGCCTATTCCTGGGCAGGGCAGATTGAATTCGAGTCCCTTTTTTCGCGCCCCCCGACGCATTTCCCTGCAGCGATGCTGGAGCTGATTGAGCAGGCCTGCACGCGCGCTTGCAGCAACGCTTCGCTCGCTGCGCCCTTGCGGATGACGTCCGGCGCCTTTCATGACGCCATGTATCTCGCGGAGCATTGCCCGACAGCGATGATTTTTGTTCCGAGCAAGGGGGGGATCAGTCACAATGCTGCGGAGGAAACCGCGCCTCATGAGCTGTTTCTGGGTGTTCAGGCGCTGGCTTATGCTGTGACGTCGCTGGCCAATGCCTGA
- a CDS encoding branched-chain amino acid ABC transporter permease → MTPARSALMLSVAALVLTVYVWFFLHAESQIGIAILLVAAIVAVILSRRFGVTLLVEQSAARRPGLSRWLAVGCGVALIAAFHSSHFVLLMLCGVLLYSTACLGLTVQFGYSGVANFAGAAFFGIGSYATAVLASHTAIPHALVILISGLSAAVIGSLLILPVLRTRGHYAALVTIAFGILFKTFIEVNDVLGGPQGLQVPGMKLFGLSLNEGFSLFGLEISFYVTYALLSLAMFAGVYALVNALERSWVGLSMDVVRTDETAASTFGLHIVRWKVIAFTMGNFFAGIAGALYGMIIAFVAPNNFTFGDSLLMLSIVILGGLGNIAGLIPAAIIVLILPEKLQVIQEYRFLLYAALVIVILLFRSQGLLPRKTRIFFARKGS, encoded by the coding sequence ATGACTCCCGCGAGATCTGCCTTGATGCTCAGCGTCGCGGCGCTTGTCCTGACCGTATATGTGTGGTTTTTCCTGCATGCAGAGAGTCAAATCGGCATTGCCATTTTGCTGGTTGCCGCAATCGTGGCTGTAATTTTGAGTCGCCGATTCGGTGTGACGCTGCTGGTCGAGCAGTCGGCCGCGCGGCGCCCGGGCCTGTCCCGATGGTTGGCCGTTGGCTGCGGTGTGGCCTTGATAGCGGCTTTCCACAGCTCACACTTCGTGTTGTTGATGCTGTGCGGCGTGTTGCTGTACTCCACGGCCTGTCTCGGTTTGACGGTGCAATTCGGATACTCGGGCGTGGCCAACTTTGCCGGGGCCGCATTTTTTGGCATTGGCAGTTACGCCACGGCCGTGCTCGCATCCCACACGGCCATTCCCCACGCCCTCGTCATCCTGATCTCTGGCCTGAGTGCCGCCGTCATCGGTTCGCTGCTGATTCTGCCGGTGTTGCGAACGCGCGGCCACTATGCGGCGCTGGTCACCATCGCGTTCGGTATCCTGTTCAAGACCTTCATCGAGGTCAACGATGTGCTGGGTGGGCCGCAAGGCTTGCAGGTGCCTGGAATGAAGTTGTTCGGCTTGTCGTTGAACGAGGGCTTCAGCCTGTTCGGCCTGGAGATCTCTTTCTATGTCACCTACGCATTGCTCAGTCTTGCCATGTTCGCGGGGGTCTATGCCCTGGTCAACGCACTGGAGCGGTCCTGGGTCGGCCTGAGCATGGACGTGGTGCGAACCGATGAAACAGCGGCATCCACCTTCGGCCTGCACATCGTTCGCTGGAAGGTCATCGCCTTCACCATGGGCAACTTTTTCGCGGGTATCGCCGGCGCTCTTTACGGGATGATCATTGCATTTGTCGCGCCCAACAACTTCACTTTTGGCGACTCGCTGCTGATGCTCTCGATTGTCATTTTGGGTGGCCTGGGCAATATTGCCGGCTTGATTCCGGCCGCGATTATTGTGCTGATTCTTCCTGAAAAACTTCAAGTCATTCAGGAATACCGTTTCCTCTTGTATGCGGCGCTGGTGATTGTGATTTTGCTGTTTAGGTCGCAGGGGCTGCTGCCGCGCAAGACACGGATTTTCTTCGCCAGGAAGGGTTCATGA
- a CDS encoding branched-chain amino acid ABC transporter permease: protein MSEVSQYIFNGLMLGVIYAMVAVGFTLFFGVLDVIKFSHGDTLMVGAFAGLTVSIVMMNIGLASPALQLLAVVVFAVAVTGLLGAGIAKFLILPLRHAPPLNTLLATLMLGTVMREAVRLFYPDGSNPKPFPALLPTSMVELGGLSLRIDNLILLASGLLAIAGVHLLITRTKLGMAIRAVAQDGETARLMGINFEAVVLITFALGSGLAALAGVMNGLYYNEVNFNVGLLLGVIGFAAAILGGLGNIYGAIIGGFLFAALQVIGSAMLPTLIPDIPSSYKDVFAFAAVIIFMAWKPTGLIAEKSSERV from the coding sequence ATGAGTGAAGTTAGTCAATACATCTTCAATGGCCTGATGCTGGGCGTGATTTACGCCATGGTCGCCGTTGGCTTTACCCTGTTTTTCGGGGTTCTGGACGTTATCAAGTTCTCGCACGGTGATACCTTGATGGTGGGGGCCTTCGCCGGGCTCACGGTGTCCATCGTGATGATGAACATCGGGCTGGCTTCTCCGGCGCTACAGTTGCTCGCGGTGGTTGTTTTTGCTGTCGCCGTCACTGGTTTGCTGGGGGCGGGAATTGCCAAGTTCCTGATCCTGCCGCTGCGTCATGCGCCACCGCTCAACACGCTGCTGGCGACGCTTATGCTCGGCACCGTGATGCGCGAGGCGGTTCGTCTGTTCTATCCTGACGGCTCCAACCCAAAACCGTTTCCCGCATTGCTGCCTACCTCCATGGTGGAACTGGGTGGGCTTTCGTTGCGAATTGACAACCTCATTTTGCTGGCCAGCGGCCTGCTCGCCATTGCCGGGGTACACCTTCTCATCACGCGCACCAAACTCGGCATGGCGATTCGTGCTGTGGCGCAAGACGGAGAGACAGCGCGGTTGATGGGCATCAACTTCGAGGCGGTTGTGCTGATTACATTTGCACTGGGGTCTGGCCTGGCTGCGCTCGCCGGTGTGATGAATGGCCTGTACTACAACGAAGTCAACTTCAATGTCGGTTTGCTGCTGGGGGTGATCGGGTTTGCCGCCGCCATTCTGGGTGGGCTGGGCAATATCTATGGCGCCATCATTGGGGGATTTCTTTTCGCTGCTTTGCAGGTGATTGGCAGCGCCATGTTGCCCACACTGATTCCCGACATTCCAAGCTCTTACAAGGATGTTTTTGCCTTCGCCGCCGTCATCATTTTTATGGCCTGGAAACCGACTGGTCTGATCGCCGAAAAGTCGAGCGAGCGAGTTTAG
- a CDS encoding ABC transporter ATP-binding protein: MSKLSVKNLTTGFDKVNVLHDVSIEVEPGKITCILGSNGAGKSTLIRSILGLTPPRQGEIWWDGRNLAGEKTHKIIASGIACIPEGRKVFPRMTVGENLALGAFLESSPTRIGERLARVYEIFPRLKERSAQLAGTMSGGEQAMVSIGRGLMAEPKLLLIDEPSLGLSPLYVKENFKVIKQINDLGVTVLLVEQNARQTLAIAHYGYVLSQGKVVASGSAQALSENDEVRSAYFG; this comes from the coding sequence ATGAGCAAACTCAGTGTCAAGAATCTTACTACCGGCTTTGACAAGGTCAATGTCCTGCATGATGTGTCGATCGAGGTGGAGCCGGGCAAGATCACCTGCATTTTGGGCTCAAACGGGGCAGGAAAGAGTACGCTGATCCGTTCGATTCTCGGTCTGACGCCTCCGCGTCAGGGTGAAATCTGGTGGGATGGGCGCAACCTTGCCGGGGAGAAAACGCACAAAATCATCGCCAGCGGCATCGCCTGCATTCCGGAAGGCCGCAAAGTCTTTCCGCGCATGACGGTCGGGGAAAACCTGGCACTTGGCGCTTTTCTGGAGTCATCCCCTACTCGGATTGGGGAGCGACTGGCGCGGGTTTACGAGATATTCCCCCGTCTGAAGGAGCGGTCGGCGCAGCTTGCCGGGACCATGTCGGGCGGCGAGCAGGCCATGGTGTCGATCGGTCGCGGCCTGATGGCTGAACCCAAGCTGCTGCTGATTGATGAGCCTTCGCTTGGTTTGTCGCCTTTGTATGTGAAAGAAAACTTCAAGGTGATCAAGCAGATCAATGATCTCGGGGTCACGGTTCTGCTGGTGGAGCAGAACGCCCGTCAGACGCTGGCGATCGCGCACTACGGATATGTTCTTTCGCAGGGCAAGGTCGTCGCCTCCGGTTCGGCACAAGCGCTGTCCGAGAACGACGAAGTGCGTTCCGCATATTTCGGCTGA